From the Nocardiopsis changdeensis genome, one window contains:
- a CDS encoding DUF2470 domain-containing protein, with translation MSGPFSPEVVTAVTAHMNGDHPEDTLLICRALGGHPDATGARMTGLDGEAGEYAVTVGGTEHTVRIPWAHPLTERPQIRQEVVRMYQEACEKLGVTPRGH, from the coding sequence ATGTCCGGCCCCTTCTCCCCCGAGGTCGTCACCGCCGTCACCGCCCACATGAACGGCGACCACCCCGAGGACACCCTGCTGATCTGCCGCGCCCTGGGCGGGCACCCCGACGCCACCGGGGCCCGCATGACCGGCCTGGACGGGGAGGCCGGGGAGTACGCCGTCACCGTCGGCGGCACCGAGCACACCGTGCGGATCCCCTGGGCCCACCCGCTCACCGAGCGCCCCCAGATCCGGCAGGAGGTCGTGCGGATGTACCAGGAGGCCTGCGAGAAGCTCGGCGTCACCCCGCGCGGCCACTGA